Proteins encoded by one window of Nasonia vitripennis strain AsymCx chromosome 5, Nvit_psr_1.1, whole genome shotgun sequence:
- the SP68 gene encoding serine protease 68 precursor encodes MYTKILLLLLLSLSASLNIAEALPKPKASYFNFTHVSDDGSFFASYHGNDKKHQYVDKGDENHSDKIYGGSSAALGQFPFMVIIHRLAGKGQYFVCGGSILSSRWVLTAGHCIANKPQKFFVVFGVVDKSGFGYDYITGDGVSMISTQGALHPGYGEGQHDIGLLYMPKDIPFSDTVQPIRLAGKSYQRQSFASQMGHVYGWGKDEQDGRAISKLKYGRVPIISNGMCRRTWSVDYTHVCTDSSTGQDVCQGDSGGPLVVLEADDEPLQVGIVSYGDAGCPSSRPSVFTRVSAYTTWIKRVTGIDYE; translated from the exons ATGTACACAAAGATtctcctgctgctgcttctcagTCTCTCGGCGTCTTTGAATATTGCGGAGGCTTTGCCAAAGCCCAAAGCGTCCTACTTCAATTTCACCCATGTTAGCGATGATGGAAGTTTTTTCGCCTCTTATCACGGCAATGATAAGAAGCACCAATACGTTGATAAGGGCGATG AGAATCATTCAGATAAGATATATGGCGGAAGTAGCGCCGCACTTGGTCAGTTTCCTTTTATGGTAATCATCCACAGATTGGCAGGAAAAGGGCAGTACTTCGTCTGCGGCGGATCGATTCTTTCATCTCGCTGGGTCCTTACCGCCGGCCACTGCATCGCAAACAAGCCTCAGAAGTTCTTCGTAGTTTTCGGCGTCGTTGACAAATCCGGCTTTGG TTACGACTACATTACCGGAGACGGCGTTTCAATGATTTCGACGCAGGGCGCCTTGCATCCCGGCTACGGAGAGGGCCAGCACGACATAGGGCTTCTGTACATGCCGAAAGATATTCCGTTTAGCG ACACTGTGCAGCCGATCCGCCTTGCCGGCAAATCATACCAGCGCCAGTCTTTCGCGAGCCAGATGGGCCACGTTTATGGCTGGGGTAAGGATGAACAAGACGGCCGAGCAATTTCGAAGCTAAAGTACGGTCGGGTGCCGATCATATCCAACGGTATGTGCCGCAGAACTTGGAGCGTCGATTATACCCACGTCTGCACTGACTCGTCGACTGGTCAGGACGTATGCCAGGGTGACAGCGGCGGTCCTCTGGTCGTATTGGAAGCGGACGACGAGCCGCTGCAGGTCGGCATCGTGAGTTACGGGGACGCTGGTTGTCCCAGTAGTAGACCTTCTGTGTTCACCAGAGTTTCTGCTTACACCACGTGGATTAAGAGAGTCACTGGAATCGACTACGAATAA
- the LOC100113818 gene encoding U4/U6 small nuclear ribonucleoprotein Prp4 gives MSDDEEVQYTRRPRTVHYGSLEESERNRINSGINNDSNNDDSSMPSALIGNVHTSNEYMELEDDMSKDRQALLEEFERRNKARKINVSTDDSEVKKNLRHLGEPICLFGEGPADRRNRLKELLASLGEDAIKKKEEDDKSAQPEKDPETTWYHEGPDSLRIARLWNTAYSLKRAKRRLEAARKELETPGATRTAKRQELLKKVQALTIHHSQVGDNRPLSYCQFSPNSKILATASWSGLCYLWSVPDCKLLRTLKGHSCNVGCIVFHPKATITEDIFEERVSNTCILASCASDGSVKLWGGGKGENTLAEVEGHTERVSRLAFHPSGRFLGTCCYDSSWRLWDLEQQAEVLHQEGHTRPVHCISFQVDGSVVATGGQDSFGRVWDLRTGRCVMFMEGHLKSIFGIDFSPNGYHIATGSEDNSCRIWDLRKRSCIYTIPAHMNLIADVRYQKEEGQYLVTASYDGTAKIWSSNAWQPLKTLPGHDGKVMSVDVSSDNKFIATSSYDRTFKLWAPDS, from the exons ATGTCGGATGATGAGGAAGTGCAGTACACAAGGAGGCCAAGAACCGTACACTATGGCTCTTTGGAAGAGTCTGAAAGAAATAGGATCAACTCTGGCATCAATAATGATTCTAATAATGATGACAGTAGTATGCCGAGTGCTCTCATTGGAAACGTACATACTTCCAATGAGTACATGGAGTTGGAGGATGACATGAGCAAAGATAGGCAGGCCCTACTTGAAGAATTTGAACGGAGGAATAAAGCAAGGAAAATCAATGTCTCCACTGATGACTCTGAAGTCAAAAAGAATTTGAGACATTTGGGAGAGCCAATTTGTTTGTTTGGTGAAGGACCAGCAGACAGAAGAAACCGATTGAAAGAATTGTTAGCTAGTTTAGGTGAGGATgctataaaaaagaaagaagaggatGACAAATCTGCACAGCCAGAAAAAGATCCAGAGACTACCTGGTATCACGAAGGGCCGGACTCACTTAGGATAGCTCGCTTGTGGAATACAG cATATTCACTTAAACGAGCAAAGCGAAGGCTGGAAGCAGCCAGAAAAGAATTGGAGACACCTGGTGCTACCAGAACTGCCAAAAGGCAGgagttattgaaaaaagtgcaAGCACTGACAATACATCATTCACAAGTTGGAGATAACAGACCTTTATCTTATTGTCAATTTAGCCCTAATTCTAAAATACTTGCCACAGCCTCGTGGTCTGGTTTGTGTTATCTCTGGTCAGTACCAGACTGCAAATTACTAAGAACACTGAAGGGCCATTCGTGTAATGTTGGGTGCATAGTTTTTCACCCTAAGGCAACGATCACAGAAGATATTTTTGAAGAGAGGGTTTCAAATACTTGCATATTAGCTAGCTGTGCAAGTGATG GATCAGTTAAGTTGTGGGGTGGTGGCAAAGGGGAGAATACATTGGCAGAAGTTGAAGGTCACACTGAGAGGGTTTCGAGACTCGCTTTCCATCCATCTGGTAGATTCTTGGGTACCTGTTGTTACGATTCCTCGTGGCGTTTGTGGGATTTGGAGCAGCAAGCTGAAGTCTTGCATCAGGAGGGTCACACCAGACCTGTTCATTGCATCAG TTTTCAGGTTGATGGATCAGTCGTGGCAACCGGTGGTCAGGACTCCTTCGGCCGTGTATGGGACCTCCGTACCGGTAGGTGTGTCATGTTTATGGAAGGCCACCTCAAATCGATATTCGGCATCGATTTCTCTCCGAACGGATATCACATAGCAACGGGTTCGGAAGATAATTCTTGTAGAATTTGGGACTTGAGAAAGCGATCGTGCATCTACACGATTCCTGCTCACATGAATCTTATTGCCGACGTCAGATATCAGAAGGAGGAGGGCCAGTACCTGGTGACAGCGTCGTACGACGGCACTGCCAAGATATGGTCTAGTAACGCGTGGCAGCCGCTCAAGACTTTACCCGGTCACGATGGCAAAGTCATGTCCGTTGACGTGTCCTCGGATAATAAGTTCATTGCCACGAGTTCCTATGACCGAACGTTTAAACTGTGGGCGCCGGACTCGTAG